The following are encoded together in the Lagopus muta isolate bLagMut1 chromosome Z, bLagMut1 primary, whole genome shotgun sequence genome:
- the SEMA4D gene encoding semaphorin-4D isoform X1, producing MTLLAFYSAWVVLLELAVAFGPVPRITWEHREVQLTHFHEPGVSNYSTLLLGEDRGVLYVGAREVIFALNAMNIAEKQRELQWKVTEDKRTKCAVKGKSEQTECRNYVRVLQQLNDTFLYVCGTNAFQPTCDYLNLILFELEGKNEDGKGRCPFDPAQSYTSVMVDEELYSGTSYNFLGSEPIISRNSHQSPLRTEYAIPWLNEPNFVFADVVRADQNSTDGEDDKIYFFFTEVSVEYEFVGKLMIPRIARVCKRDQGGLRTLQKKWTSFLKARLICTIPDKNLIFNIINDVFILKSPTLKEPVIYGVFTPQLNNVGLSAVCAYNLSTVEEVFSKGKYMQSATVEQSHTKWVRYNGEIPNPRPGACINSEARALNYMTSLNLPDKTLQFVKDHPLMDDSVTPVGDRPRLVKRDVKYTQIVVDRVRALNGTMYDVMFISTDQGALHKAISYENGMHIIEETQLFPNFEPVQTLILSSKKSRRYLYAGSNSGVVQSPVAFCEMYTTCFDCVLARDPYCAWKPLEGSCVDIFQESETERNWIQNIGGDASSCSDKVRENSLQHTFKHGSTAELKCSQKSNLAQVVWKFRDDVLRVESPKYRLLEKALLIFNLSEGDSGVYQCLSEEKVKNKKFSQVLAKHVLELKKVQHTTASPVVAAAPIEGNSDVPKVSAVSTEGSTAQTSTTQIVPVTTARIITKPIGPVLTSATSNIELFNSLPDTVPEKTMFLKSNDNFLLMFLFLFFFILFLCLLSYNCYKGYLPGQCLKFRSVMLLGKKKTKSDFSDCEQSVKETLVEQGSVSHQSGEQPKPAHDTGYETEPDCGNGQLQDRDAQMPREAKDKPFDVKCELKYADSDVEGD from the exons ATGactctgcttgctttttattCAGCTTGGGTTGTTTTGCTGGAATTGGCAGTGGCATTTGGTCCTGTACCAAGAATCACTTGGGAACACAGAG AGGTCCAACTAACACATTTTCATGAACCTGGAGTGTCAAACTATTCAACCTTGCTGTTAGGTGAGGACAGAGGTGTTCTATACGTAGGAGCCAGAGAAGTCATCTTTGCATTAAACGCAATGAATATTGCTGAAAAACAGCGTGAG TTGCAGTGGAAAGTCACTGAAGATAAAAGGACCAAATGTGCAGTCAAGGGCAAATCAGAACAG ACTGAGTGCCGTAACTATGTGCGTGTCCTGCAACAGCTAAACGACACTTTTCTTTACGTGTGTGGTACTAATGCATTTCAGCCAACTTGTGATTACCTG aatttaattttgtttgagCTTGAAGGTAAGAATGAAGATGGTAAAGGCAGATGCCCATTTGATCCTGCCCAAAGTTACACATCTGTTATGGTTG atgaGGAGCTTTATTCTGGGACTTCTTACAATTTCTTGGGAAGTGAACCTATTATTTCAAGGAACTCTCATCAGAGTCCTCTGAGAACAGAATATGCAATACCTTGGCTTAATG AGccaaattttgtttttgctgatgTTGTAAGAGCAGATCAAAACAGCACAGATGGAGAAGATGACaagatatacttttttttcactgagGTGTCTGTGGAATATGAGTTTGTTGGAAAACTTATGATTCCAAGAATAGCTAGAGTATGCAAG AGGGACCAAGGAGGATTAAGGactttgcagaaaaaatggacttcttttctcaaggccaGATTGATATGTACCATTCCTGATAAGAATTTAATTTTCAATATTATCAATGatgtttttattctgaagtCTCCAACCTTGAAGGAACCAGTGATATATGGAGTCTTTACCCCACAGCT GAATAATGTGGGACTGTCAGCTGTGTGTGCCTACAATTTGTCTACTGTAGAAGAAGTTTTCTCAAAAGGAAAGTATATGCAGAGTGCTACAGTAGAACAGTCCCATACCAAGTGGGTACGGTACAATGGGGAGATTCCTAACCCTCGACCTGGTGCA tgTATAAACAGTGAAGCCAGAGCTCTGAACTACATGACTTCACTGAATTTACCAGACAAAACGCTGCAGTTTGTTAAAGACCATCCGCTAATGGATGATTCAGTGACTCCAGTGGGAGACAGACCACGCCTTGTAAAGCGAGATGTGAAATACACCCAGATTGTAGTAGACAGAGTCAGAGCACTCAATGGTACAATGTATGATGTTATGTTCATCAGTACAG ATCAAGGGGCCCTGCACAAAGCTATCAGCTATGAAAATGGAATGCATATTATTgaagaaacacagcttttccCAAACTTTGAGCCAGTTCAAACACTCATACTTTCATCCAAAAAA agcAGAAGATACCTCTACGCTGGTTCAAATTCTGGTGTGGTTCAATCTCCTGTGGCATTCTGTGAGATGTACACCACTTGTTTTGACTGCGTTTTAGCAAGGGATCCTTACTGTGCTTGGAAACCTCTTGAGGGTTCTTGCGTTGATATTTTTCAAGAAAGTGAAACTGAAAG GAATTGGATTCAGAACATAGGTGGAGATGCATCTTCTTGTTCTG ATAAAGTAAGAGAGAATTCGCTACAGCATACATTCAAGcatgggagcacagcagagctcaagTGTTCTCAGAAGTCCAATCTGGCACAGGTAGTTTGGAAATTCAGGGATGACGTACTGAGAGTGGAGAGTCCCAAATACCGTCTACTGGAAAAGGCACTGCTCATCTTCAATTTATCAGAAGGAGACAGTGGTGTTTACCAGTGtctgtcagaagaaaaagtgaagaataaGAAATTCTCTCAGGTGTTGGCTAAGCATGTTTTGGAACTGAAGAAAGTCCAGCATACTACAGCAAGCCCAGTTGTGGCAGCTGCACCAATAGAAGGTAATAGTGATGTACCAAAAGTGTCAGCTGTATCAACTGAGGGCTCTACTGCTCAAACCTCAACCACTCAGATTGTACCGGTAACAACTGCGAGGATAATAACAAAACCCATTGGCCCTGTCCTAACAAGTGCAACCTCCAACATAGAGCTTTTCAATTCACTTCCTGACACAGTCCCTGAAAAGACAATGTTTCTGAAGTCAAACGATAACTTCCTGTTGATGTTCCTgttcctcttcttttttattctcttcttgTGCCTGCTTTCCTACAATTGTTACAAAGGGTATTTGCCAGGGCAGTGCTTGAAATTTCGCTCAGTCATGTTGCttggcaagaaaaaaacaaagtcagaTTTTTCTGATTGTGAACAGAGCGTGAAAGAAACCCTGGTGGAGCAAGGCAGCGTCAGCCACCAGAGTGGGGAGCAGCCAAAGCCAGCGCATGACACTGGCTATGAGACGGAGCCGGACTGTGGGAATGgacagctgcaggacagggatGCACAGATGCCCAGGGAGGCCAAGGACAAACCTTTTGATGTGAAGTGTGAGCTCAAGTATGCTGACTCAGATGTGGAGGGAGACTGA
- the SEMA4D gene encoding semaphorin-4D isoform X6, translated as MTLLAFYSAWVVLLELAVAFGPVPRITWEHREVQLTHFHEPGVSNYSTLLLGEDRGVLYVGAREVIFALNAMNIAEKQRELQWKVTEDKRTKCAVKGKSEQTECRNYVRVLQQLNDTFLYVCGTNAFQPTCDYLNLILFELEGKNEDGKGRCPFDPAQSYTSVMVDEELYSGTSYNFLGSEPIISRNSHQSPLRTEYAIPWLNEPNFVFADVVRADQNSTDGEDDKIYFFFTEVSVEYEFVGKLMIPRIARVCKRDQGGLRTLQKKWTSFLKARLICTIPDKNLIFNIINDVFILKSPTLKEPVIYGVFTPQLNNVGLSAVCAYNLSTVEEVFSKGKYMQSATVEQSHTKWVRYNGEIPNPRPGACINSEARALNYMTSLNLPDKTLQFVKDHPLMDDSVTPVGDRPRLVKRDVKYTQIVVDRVRALNGTMYDVMFISTDQGALHKAISYENGMHIIEETQLFPNFEPVQTLILSSKKSRRYLYAGSNSGVVQSPVAFCEMYTTCFDCVLARDPYCAWKPLEGSCVDIFQESETERNWIQNIGGDASSCSDKVRENSLQHTFKHGSTAELKCSQKSNLAQVVWKFRDDVLRVESPKYRLLEKALLIFNLSEGDSGVYQCLSEEKVKNKKFSQVLAKHVLELKKVQHTTASPVVAAAPIEASSPIPFPPTGTSFLSCVGCGPPPSPTSIEPDVWSSTNPLKVMLLQPFLNDQAQHVSARGSFHLFCQATVQVMFGKVLRNQQASIGGRHLMFVDGHCSDAMLV; from the exons ATGactctgcttgctttttattCAGCTTGGGTTGTTTTGCTGGAATTGGCAGTGGCATTTGGTCCTGTACCAAGAATCACTTGGGAACACAGAG AGGTCCAACTAACACATTTTCATGAACCTGGAGTGTCAAACTATTCAACCTTGCTGTTAGGTGAGGACAGAGGTGTTCTATACGTAGGAGCCAGAGAAGTCATCTTTGCATTAAACGCAATGAATATTGCTGAAAAACAGCGTGAG TTGCAGTGGAAAGTCACTGAAGATAAAAGGACCAAATGTGCAGTCAAGGGCAAATCAGAACAG ACTGAGTGCCGTAACTATGTGCGTGTCCTGCAACAGCTAAACGACACTTTTCTTTACGTGTGTGGTACTAATGCATTTCAGCCAACTTGTGATTACCTG aatttaattttgtttgagCTTGAAGGTAAGAATGAAGATGGTAAAGGCAGATGCCCATTTGATCCTGCCCAAAGTTACACATCTGTTATGGTTG atgaGGAGCTTTATTCTGGGACTTCTTACAATTTCTTGGGAAGTGAACCTATTATTTCAAGGAACTCTCATCAGAGTCCTCTGAGAACAGAATATGCAATACCTTGGCTTAATG AGccaaattttgtttttgctgatgTTGTAAGAGCAGATCAAAACAGCACAGATGGAGAAGATGACaagatatacttttttttcactgagGTGTCTGTGGAATATGAGTTTGTTGGAAAACTTATGATTCCAAGAATAGCTAGAGTATGCAAG AGGGACCAAGGAGGATTAAGGactttgcagaaaaaatggacttcttttctcaaggccaGATTGATATGTACCATTCCTGATAAGAATTTAATTTTCAATATTATCAATGatgtttttattctgaagtCTCCAACCTTGAAGGAACCAGTGATATATGGAGTCTTTACCCCACAGCT GAATAATGTGGGACTGTCAGCTGTGTGTGCCTACAATTTGTCTACTGTAGAAGAAGTTTTCTCAAAAGGAAAGTATATGCAGAGTGCTACAGTAGAACAGTCCCATACCAAGTGGGTACGGTACAATGGGGAGATTCCTAACCCTCGACCTGGTGCA tgTATAAACAGTGAAGCCAGAGCTCTGAACTACATGACTTCACTGAATTTACCAGACAAAACGCTGCAGTTTGTTAAAGACCATCCGCTAATGGATGATTCAGTGACTCCAGTGGGAGACAGACCACGCCTTGTAAAGCGAGATGTGAAATACACCCAGATTGTAGTAGACAGAGTCAGAGCACTCAATGGTACAATGTATGATGTTATGTTCATCAGTACAG ATCAAGGGGCCCTGCACAAAGCTATCAGCTATGAAAATGGAATGCATATTATTgaagaaacacagcttttccCAAACTTTGAGCCAGTTCAAACACTCATACTTTCATCCAAAAAA agcAGAAGATACCTCTACGCTGGTTCAAATTCTGGTGTGGTTCAATCTCCTGTGGCATTCTGTGAGATGTACACCACTTGTTTTGACTGCGTTTTAGCAAGGGATCCTTACTGTGCTTGGAAACCTCTTGAGGGTTCTTGCGTTGATATTTTTCAAGAAAGTGAAACTGAAAG GAATTGGATTCAGAACATAGGTGGAGATGCATCTTCTTGTTCTG ATAAAGTAAGAGAGAATTCGCTACAGCATACATTCAAGcatgggagcacagcagagctcaagTGTTCTCAGAAGTCCAATCTGGCACAGGTAGTTTGGAAATTCAGGGATGACGTACTGAGAGTGGAGAGTCCCAAATACCGTCTACTGGAAAAGGCACTGCTCATCTTCAATTTATCAGAAGGAGACAGTGGTGTTTACCAGTGtctgtcagaagaaaaagtgaagaataaGAAATTCTCTCAGGTGTTGGCTAAGCATGTTTTGGAACTGAAGAAAGTCCAGCATACTACAGCAAGCCCAGTTGTGGCAGCTGCACCAATAGAAG CCTCATCTCCTATACCTTTCCCTCCTACTGGTACTTCCTTTTTGTCTTGTGTGGGATGTGGTCCACCTCCTTCACCCACCAGTATCGAGCCTGATGTTTGGTCTAGCACAAACCCTCTAAAGGTCATGTTGTTGCAACCTTTCCTAAATGACCAGGCACAGCATGTTAGTGCTCGGGGATCGTTCCACCTCTTCTGCCAAGCCACAG
- the SEMA4D gene encoding semaphorin-4D isoform X7, with product MTLLAFYSAWVVLLELAVAFGPVPRITWEHREVQLTHFHEPGVSNYSTLLLGEDRGVLYVGAREVIFALNAMNIAEKQRELQWKVTEDKRTKCAVKGKSEQTECRNYVRVLQQLNDTFLYVCGTNAFQPTCDYLNLILFELEGKNEDGKGRCPFDPAQSYTSVMVDEELYSGTSYNFLGSEPIISRNSHQSPLRTEYAIPWLNEPNFVFADVVRADQNSTDGEDDKIYFFFTEVSVEYEFVGKLMIPRIARVCKRDQGGLRTLQKKWTSFLKARLICTIPDKNLIFNIINDVFILKSPTLKEPVIYGVFTPQLNNVGLSAVCAYNLSTVEEVFSKGKYMQSATVEQSHTKWVRYNGEIPNPRPGACINSEARALNYMTSLNLPDKTLQFVKDHPLMDDSVTPVGDRPRLVKRDVKYTQIVVDRVRALNGTMYDVMFISTDQGALHKAISYENGMHIIEETQLFPNFEPVQTLILSSKKSRRYLYAGSNSGVVQSPVAFCEMYTTCFDCVLARDPYCAWKPLEGSCVDIFQESETERNWIQNIGGDASSCSDKVRENSLQHTFKHGSTAELKCSQKSNLAQVVWKFRDDVLRVESPKYRLLEKALLIFNLSEGDSGVYQCLSEEKVKNKKFSQVLAKHVLELKKVQHTTASPVVAAAPIEASSPIPFPPTGTSFLSCVGCGPPPSPTSIEPDVWSSTNPLKVMLLQPFLNDQAQHVSARGSFHLFCQATAFLRWMAMSR from the exons ATGactctgcttgctttttattCAGCTTGGGTTGTTTTGCTGGAATTGGCAGTGGCATTTGGTCCTGTACCAAGAATCACTTGGGAACACAGAG AGGTCCAACTAACACATTTTCATGAACCTGGAGTGTCAAACTATTCAACCTTGCTGTTAGGTGAGGACAGAGGTGTTCTATACGTAGGAGCCAGAGAAGTCATCTTTGCATTAAACGCAATGAATATTGCTGAAAAACAGCGTGAG TTGCAGTGGAAAGTCACTGAAGATAAAAGGACCAAATGTGCAGTCAAGGGCAAATCAGAACAG ACTGAGTGCCGTAACTATGTGCGTGTCCTGCAACAGCTAAACGACACTTTTCTTTACGTGTGTGGTACTAATGCATTTCAGCCAACTTGTGATTACCTG aatttaattttgtttgagCTTGAAGGTAAGAATGAAGATGGTAAAGGCAGATGCCCATTTGATCCTGCCCAAAGTTACACATCTGTTATGGTTG atgaGGAGCTTTATTCTGGGACTTCTTACAATTTCTTGGGAAGTGAACCTATTATTTCAAGGAACTCTCATCAGAGTCCTCTGAGAACAGAATATGCAATACCTTGGCTTAATG AGccaaattttgtttttgctgatgTTGTAAGAGCAGATCAAAACAGCACAGATGGAGAAGATGACaagatatacttttttttcactgagGTGTCTGTGGAATATGAGTTTGTTGGAAAACTTATGATTCCAAGAATAGCTAGAGTATGCAAG AGGGACCAAGGAGGATTAAGGactttgcagaaaaaatggacttcttttctcaaggccaGATTGATATGTACCATTCCTGATAAGAATTTAATTTTCAATATTATCAATGatgtttttattctgaagtCTCCAACCTTGAAGGAACCAGTGATATATGGAGTCTTTACCCCACAGCT GAATAATGTGGGACTGTCAGCTGTGTGTGCCTACAATTTGTCTACTGTAGAAGAAGTTTTCTCAAAAGGAAAGTATATGCAGAGTGCTACAGTAGAACAGTCCCATACCAAGTGGGTACGGTACAATGGGGAGATTCCTAACCCTCGACCTGGTGCA tgTATAAACAGTGAAGCCAGAGCTCTGAACTACATGACTTCACTGAATTTACCAGACAAAACGCTGCAGTTTGTTAAAGACCATCCGCTAATGGATGATTCAGTGACTCCAGTGGGAGACAGACCACGCCTTGTAAAGCGAGATGTGAAATACACCCAGATTGTAGTAGACAGAGTCAGAGCACTCAATGGTACAATGTATGATGTTATGTTCATCAGTACAG ATCAAGGGGCCCTGCACAAAGCTATCAGCTATGAAAATGGAATGCATATTATTgaagaaacacagcttttccCAAACTTTGAGCCAGTTCAAACACTCATACTTTCATCCAAAAAA agcAGAAGATACCTCTACGCTGGTTCAAATTCTGGTGTGGTTCAATCTCCTGTGGCATTCTGTGAGATGTACACCACTTGTTTTGACTGCGTTTTAGCAAGGGATCCTTACTGTGCTTGGAAACCTCTTGAGGGTTCTTGCGTTGATATTTTTCAAGAAAGTGAAACTGAAAG GAATTGGATTCAGAACATAGGTGGAGATGCATCTTCTTGTTCTG ATAAAGTAAGAGAGAATTCGCTACAGCATACATTCAAGcatgggagcacagcagagctcaagTGTTCTCAGAAGTCCAATCTGGCACAGGTAGTTTGGAAATTCAGGGATGACGTACTGAGAGTGGAGAGTCCCAAATACCGTCTACTGGAAAAGGCACTGCTCATCTTCAATTTATCAGAAGGAGACAGTGGTGTTTACCAGTGtctgtcagaagaaaaagtgaagaataaGAAATTCTCTCAGGTGTTGGCTAAGCATGTTTTGGAACTGAAGAAAGTCCAGCATACTACAGCAAGCCCAGTTGTGGCAGCTGCACCAATAGAAG CCTCATCTCCTATACCTTTCCCTCCTACTGGTACTTCCTTTTTGTCTTGTGTGGGATGTGGTCCACCTCCTTCACCCACCAGTATCGAGCCTGATGTTTGGTCTAGCACAAACCCTCTAAAGGTCATGTTGTTGCAACCTTTCCTAAATGACCAGGCACAGCATGTTAGTGCTCGGGGATCGTTCCACCTCTTCTGCCAAGCCACAG